GCAAACCCGAGATCAATCAGGGAGGTGACGTTCAACTCCGACAGAGCCGTCAACCTCTGCTTGCGGTGAAAGGAGCGGGCCATGGTCAACGGGACTCCAGCTCGAAGCGATCAGCCAATGAACTGGCGAAATTCTCCATTTCCGTGATCAGAAGCCGGGTCCTCGAGAGCAGGTAATTGTAGCCGAAAACCGACGGGATGGCCACGAGCAGACCCGCGACCGTGGTCAGAAGCGCACCGGAGACACCCGGTGCCAGCGACTGGAGAGTCGCGGTGTTCTGCATGGCGACGGCTCCAAACGCGTCCATCACCCCCCAGACTGTCCCCAGCAATCCGAAAAACGGAGCTCCCGGACACGATCGTCGCCAGAAAGACCATGCTGGATTCGTAGAGCAGGGTCTGATTGGCCACCGCCCGTCGCAGGGCATTTTCCGAGTGCTCAACCCGGGCCGAAGAAAGCCGCTCGTCACTCTCCCCCCTTCGAGGTTCGACCCGCCAGTAAGCCTCGAGGGCATGACGAAACATGTTGGCGTAAGGGACGGATTCCGGCATCCGGAACCCCTCGGGCAGATCAATGATGGTGCGCTGCTCCCGGAGTTTGTCCTCAAATGCCCGGTTGTAGAACCGTAAGCGCCGCAGTTCGACCGACTTGCCGATCATGATGGTCCAGGCCACCAGGCTGAAGAAGGCCAGGGCGGCGATGATGATCTTTCCAGCGAAGTTCGACTGTTCGAAATAACTGAAGACGTTCGGTCCCGATATCTGGGCCAGAAGCGCGGGGATCGACGAAGCAAATGCGGGCATCGGCAGCCATGTTTGGCAGGATTCCCCGGCCGATCAATGGAATTTGACCGCGATGAGCCGGGATTTGGTCAACCCAAAGGGGTCATTGCTTGACTCTTGACAAAGCCGAGGGGCGCTTTGTCAAGAGTCAAGCAATGACCCCTTACCTGTCCGCGTCTCCTTAACCGTCCGTCTTGCCCAGCCCGATGGATCGCACATTCTGTTTGCGGTCGGACGGGGGAGCGCATTTCCTCACCGACAAATCGTCATCATGGATCATCGGAAAGCCACCCTCGAGGAACTCCAATCTCACCGCAGCTCGATCTCATCGAAGCATGCCGTTCTCGGTTTCGACGGATTCGTCGACAAGATCATGCATGTGGTCGCGCGGCGGTCCGGCCCCGGGCTCGATTTCGAGAGGATGCCGCTGATCACGGATTTCGGCGGGCGGATCACGGCCGCTGCCGGGAAGAGCACCAATATGGAACTCTACCCCGTGATGGAAAAGCTCGGAGGAAACGGTCCGATCATGGGCAACGCCCTGATCACCGCCGGCGTCAAGACGCGCTACGTCGGCGCTCTCGGCAAGCCGGCCATCCATCCGGTCTTTCACGACTTCGCCGCCCGCACCGATGCGGTCTCCATCTGCGAGCCCGGCTTTACCAATGCGGTCGAATTCGAGGACGGCAAGATCCTCCTCGGGATCATGGCCAGCCTTGATGAGATCAATCTCGAGTCCATCATTGCCGCGATGGGCGAAGGTGCCTTCATCGACATGATCTCCCGGGCGGATCTGATCTCGTTGGTCAACTGGACGATGATTCCGCAGATGACCCGGCTTTTCTCCGAGCTTCTGGACCGGGTGCTTCCGATTCTGCCCCCGCGCGACCAGCGCATCTTCTTTTTCGACCTGGCCGATCCCGAAAAACGGTCGATCGGAGATCTCCAGACCGCCCTGCGGACAATCAGCCGTTTCCACCCCTTCGGGACCGTCACCCTGGGCCTCAACCTCAAGGAGGCCCTTCAGGTCGCCGCCGCCCTCAATTTCCCGGAACCCCGAACCGACAAGGATGGCCTCAAGGCGCTTGCTTCGAGGATACGCCAGGAACTGCAGATCGGCACCGTGGTGGTTCATCCCACCGACGCGGCGGCTTGCGCCACCCGTGACGATTCCTGGTGGGTTCCAGGCCCCTTCACCAGCAAACCAAAGATCACCACCGGGGCCGGCGACCACTTCAACGCAGGTTTTGTCACCGGTCAGCTCCTGAAACTCTCGCCAACCGCCTGTCTGGCCATGGGAGTGAGCTTTTCGGGCTATTATGTGCGCACAGCGAAGAGTCCGGGACTGAATGACGTGGACGGATTCCTCAGAACGTGGCAATCTGAAGCCTAAGACCATGAGTGAACTAAAGCAGGGCATCCTGATTTCCTTCGAGGGCTCCGAGGGCAGCGGCAAATCGACACAGATCGAGCACCTCGTTCCCGATCTCGAGAAAAAGGGTTTCGATATTGTTGTGACCCGCGAACCGGGTGGCACCGAGATCGGCGAAGAGATCCGACACCTCCTGATTCACAGCAGCAGCAACTCCGAGATGTGCCCGGAGACCGAACTCCTTCTCTTCGCCGCCAGCCGGGCGCAGCTTGTCCGCGAGGTCATCCTGCCCGCCATTCAGGACGGGAAGATCGTCCTGTGCGACCGCTACCTCGACTCCACCACGGTCTATCAGGGGGCGGCACGGCGTGTCTCCGCCGATCCGGTCAGCATGATCAACGAATTCGCCATCGGTGCCGTCGTGCCCGACCTGACCATTATTCTCGACGTCCCTGCCGAGATGAGCATGTCCCGGGTCCGCCATCGTGCTTCCGACCTGCCCGACCGGATGGAGCGCGAGAATATCGATTTCTACCGGATCGTCCGCGAAGGCTACCTCCTGCTGGCCAAGTCACTCCCTGAAAGATTCCACGTGGTTGACGGCACCAGGACGGAAAAGGAAGTCGCGCGATCCATTCGCAATGAGATCAAGAAGCGGTTCTCAATCTGAGACGCCCGCCTTCACCGTCCACTGAAGTGAACCCGCCCGGATTGTCCGCCCCCGAGGGTTCGATCGCCCGCACCATCATAGAGCGGGCCATGCGCAACAAGCGGCTGGCTCATGCCATCCTGTTGTCGGGACGATCCCAGCCCGCCCTGGAGGCGCTTGCCTTTGAGGTGGCCGCCCTTCTGCTCGAATGGCAGGCCCCCGCCGATGGGAGGTCCATTACGACTTTTGCCGACTTCTTCTCCCTCCGGCCCTCAAAGAAGGCCCGGCAGATCAGCGCGGACGACACCCGCGAACTGATCCGCCAGATCCAGCACTCCCCCCAGATCGGCAAGCGGAAGATAGCCGTCATCTTCGAGGCGGATCGATTGAATCCCGCGTCGTCGAATATCTTCCTCAAGACGCTCGAAGAGCCGCCTCTCGACACGACCATCCTGCTGTTGACGACGCGGCCCTATTCTCTCCTTGCGACCATCCGAAGCCGTTGCCTCCACCTTCGGCTCACTGATGAAATCCTTGTCGAGGAAGATGCGGAGACAAAGGATTGGCTGAAAGCCTACCGCGGCTGGCTCGACCAGCTGGTGGCCGGTCCGCCGGCCAAGGAAACGGTCCCCGAACTGATCCTGGGCCTTTACGCGCTGGTCAGTGACTTCAAGGCGAACCTCGAACGTGCGACCAAGATTGCTCTCGCCGCCCACGAACGACCCAAGGGCGAAGCCCTGACCGATGAGGAAGAAGATGCCTTCGAAGCGCGCGTCACCATTTCGGTTCGCGATCACCTGATGGCCGGGATCGAGGAAACCACCAGCCGCTTCGCCCGCGACCAGGCAGCCCGGGGTGACGAAGTCATCGCCGCCCGACTTCCGGCAGTGATCGAGGCTCTCGAAGACATCAATCGCCTCCTGCGCTACTACTTCCCTGTCCCCAACGCGATCGAGCAATTCCTCCTGACCTCGCTCCGCCTCTGGACCGCCCCCAGGCGCTGATCCAGCCAGCGGTACTATCGCGGGTCAGGTTTTTCCGGAGCCTGGACTCCAGTCGCACCACTCCCGGTCCAGGCATCGCTGCGCGACGGCCCTACCCCAAAAAGCGCCTGACCTCCTCCACGAAGCTTTCGCGGGTCTCGAAATGGGGATTGTGACCCGCCTCAGCGATCCGGACGATGGTCGCGCCCGGGAAATGCTTTCTGGCCTTCACCTCATCCGAACTCCGGAAATAGCCTGATTTTCCTCCAAGGAGGAAAAGGGTCGGTCCCGAAAACGAATCGTCCTCCCCAAGGGGCTCGTCTTCCAGGATCGACATCCCCTCCTCGATTGCGGTGATATTGACCTTCCAGCTGAAGCGTCCGTCTTTGCCTCTCTCGAGATTGGTCAGGAGAA
The Opitutaceae bacterium genome window above contains:
- a CDS encoding MotA/TolQ/ExbB proton channel family protein, giving the protein MDAFGAVAMQNTATLQSLAPGVSGALLTTVAGLLVAIPSVFGYNYLLSRTRLLITEMENFASSLADRFELESR
- a CDS encoding PfkB family carbohydrate kinase encodes the protein MDHRKATLEELQSHRSSISSKHAVLGFDGFVDKIMHVVARRSGPGLDFERMPLITDFGGRITAAAGKSTNMELYPVMEKLGGNGPIMGNALITAGVKTRYVGALGKPAIHPVFHDFAARTDAVSICEPGFTNAVEFEDGKILLGIMASLDEINLESIIAAMGEGAFIDMISRADLISLVNWTMIPQMTRLFSELLDRVLPILPPRDQRIFFFDLADPEKRSIGDLQTALRTISRFHPFGTVTLGLNLKEALQVAAALNFPEPRTDKDGLKALASRIRQELQIGTVVVHPTDAAACATRDDSWWVPGPFTSKPKITTGAGDHFNAGFVTGQLLKLSPTACLAMGVSFSGYYVRTAKSPGLNDVDGFLRTWQSEA
- the tmk gene encoding dTMP kinase, which codes for MSELKQGILISFEGSEGSGKSTQIEHLVPDLEKKGFDIVVTREPGGTEIGEEIRHLLIHSSSNSEMCPETELLLFAASRAQLVREVILPAIQDGKIVLCDRYLDSTTVYQGAARRVSADPVSMINEFAIGAVVPDLTIILDVPAEMSMSRVRHRASDLPDRMERENIDFYRIVREGYLLLAKSLPERFHVVDGTRTEKEVARSIRNEIKKRFSI